A genomic window from Lotus japonicus ecotype B-129 chromosome 1, LjGifu_v1.2 includes:
- the LOC130732092 gene encoding uncharacterized protein LOC130732092, which yields MIRGREGKAAAPSTDLLVCFPARAHHLSLMPKPICSPARPSEPNKRHHHRRKSSISRGGGGGGAQASPLLWAKTKPMGSENSEPTSPKVTCAGQIKVRPKSTTACRSWQSVMEEIEKIHNDKKQRKRLSWAETLGFKKEIMQFLTCLRSIRFDLRCFGSFPGTDVATEEDDDDDDDDEDHDEDEVCHENIVGVEESESEASKTAFSKWFMVLQEDQNKGFHMKEETEDCNDDGSIGGVPSVPPPNALLLMRCRSAPAKSWLRESERDHENHEKEENPHSKEKEKGKVQEHVKKGQSLKSLMMMEEESTRKDQNLVVMRYNPEFYDISSDIAKETWIVGGIRDLLARSRSSKR from the coding sequence atGATCAGAGGAAGAGAAGGCAAAGCAGCAGCACCCTCTACAGATCTGTTGGTATGTTTTCCTGCTCGAGCTCATCATCTTAGTCTAATGCCCAAGCCCATTTGCAGCCCCGCTAGGCCCTCAGAGCCCAACaaacgccaccaccaccgccgtaAGAGTTCAATCTCcagaggcggtggtggtggtggggccCAAGCGAGCCCATTACTATGGGCTAAAACCAAGCCCATGGGCTCGGAAAATTCAGAACCAACCTCCCCTAAAGTCACTTGTGCCGGGCAGATCAAGGTGAGGCCCAAGTCCACAACAGCGTGCCGGAGCTGGCAATCAGTGATGGAAGAGATTGAGAAAATCCACAATGACAAGAAACAGAGGAAGCGTCTCAGCTGGGCTGAGACCCTCGGTTTCAAGAAGGAGATTATGCAGTTCCTCACATGTTTACGATCCATAAGGTTCGATCTTCGATGCTTCGGATCCTTCCCAGGAACTGATGTCGCCACCGAAGAagatgacgatgatgatgatgatgatgaggatcatgatgaagatgaagtgtGTCATGAAAATATTGTGGGTGTGGAAGAGAGTGAAAGTGAAGCATCGAAAACTGCTTTTTCCAAATGGTTCATGGTTTTGCAAGAGGATCAAAATAAGGGGTTTCACATGAAAGAAGAAACAGAGGATTGTAATGATGATGGATCAATTGGTGGTGTGCCGTCTGTTCCTCCTCCGAATGCATTGTTGCTCATGCGTTGCAGGTCTGCTCCGGCGAAAAGCTGGTTGAGAGAGAGTGAACGTGATCATGAAAATCATGAAAAAGAGGAGAATCCACAtagcaaagagaaagaaaaaggaaaggtGCAGGAACATGTAAAGAAGGGACAGAGTTTGAAGTCATTGATGATGATGGAGGAAGAGAGTACAAGGAAAGATCAGAACTTGGTGGTGATGCGATACAACCCTGAATTTTATGACATTTCATCTGATATTGCCAAAGAGACATGGATTGTTGGGGGGATAAGAGATCTTTTGGCAAGGAGTAGAAGTTCCAAAAGGTGA